In Lysobacter firmicutimachus, one genomic interval encodes:
- a CDS encoding acyl-CoA thioesterase, which translates to MFEFIASPAADSAAMTEARMTEIVFPDHTNHLGTLFGGQALAWMDKAAFIAASRYARRTVVTARSEQIDFHTAVPKGALVELIARVVDTGRTSMQVEVEMHKEDLLSGESQLATRGRFTMIALDETGKPTPVPTLPR; encoded by the coding sequence ATGTTCGAATTCATCGCCTCCCCCGCTGCCGACTCCGCCGCCATGACCGAAGCCCGCATGACCGAAATCGTCTTCCCCGACCACACCAACCACCTGGGCACGCTGTTCGGCGGCCAGGCGCTGGCGTGGATGGACAAGGCCGCGTTCATCGCCGCCTCGCGCTATGCGCGGCGCACCGTGGTCACCGCGCGCTCGGAACAGATCGACTTCCACACCGCGGTGCCCAAGGGCGCGCTGGTCGAGCTGATCGCACGCGTGGTCGATACCGGCCGCACCTCGATGCAGGTCGAAGTCGAAATGCACAAGGAAGATCTGCTCTCGGGCGAGTCGCAGCTCGCCACCCGCGGGCGTTTCACCATGATCGCGCTCGACGAGACCGGCAAGCCGACGCCGGTGCCGACGCTGCCGCGCTGA
- a CDS encoding ribonucleoside-diphosphate reductase subunit alpha, whose protein sequence is MSVTKRSGRREPVDLNKIVRAVTRCGEGLYSVDPMRVATRTISGLYDGATTRELDELSIRTAALLTAEEPEYGRLAARLLAGVIEKEVAGIEIHAFSQSIQRGHELGLINQRLLEFVQANARKLNDAIDRSLDAKFDYFGLRTLYDRYLLRHPTARTVIETPQQFFLRIACALSEDVGDALALYRRMAQLDYIPSSPTLFNAGTTHEQLSSCFLLDSPDDSLEAIYKRYMDVAKLSKFSGGIGLSYTRIRSRGSLIRSTNGLSNGIVPWLKTLDASVAAVNQGGKRKGAACVYLEPWHADVEEFLELRDNTGDEARRTHNLNLANWIPDEFMRRVEADGEWSLFDPAKVPQLTDLWGEAFERAYHAAEAAGLATKKVKARDLYGRMMRTLAQTGNGWMNFKDKSNRACNQTLCDGNVVHLSNLCTEILEVTSQDETAVCNLGSINLSHHVEIFEDGKGAFDFDKLAETVRLAVRQLDRVIDLNFYPIETARRANLKWRPVGLGAMGLQDVFFKLRLPFDSEPARKLGREIAEAIYFHALAASNELAIEHGKHPSFDDTRASAGELQFEAWGVEPSQPERWTELRARIKQHGLRNSLLVAIAPTATIASIAGCYECIEPQVSNLFKRETLSGDFLVVNKYLVEELKRLGLWTADMRDRIKMAEGSIQSVNEIPESLRQVYRTAWELPMRSLIDMAADRGAFIDQSQSLNLFIESPNIGQLSSMYMYAWKKGLKTTYYLRSRPATKIAKTTVSAPAAATAPKPEYTPSEAIACSLENPEACEACQ, encoded by the coding sequence ATGAGCGTGACCAAGCGCAGCGGCCGCCGCGAACCGGTCGATCTGAACAAGATCGTGCGCGCGGTGACCCGTTGCGGCGAGGGCCTGTACTCGGTGGATCCGATGCGCGTGGCCACCCGCACCATCTCCGGCCTGTACGACGGCGCGACCACGCGCGAACTCGACGAACTGTCGATCCGCACCGCCGCCCTGCTGACCGCCGAGGAGCCCGAATACGGCCGCCTCGCCGCGCGCCTGCTGGCGGGGGTGATCGAAAAGGAAGTCGCCGGGATCGAGATCCACGCCTTCTCGCAGTCGATCCAGCGCGGCCATGAGCTGGGCCTGATCAACCAGCGCCTGCTCGAATTCGTCCAGGCCAACGCGCGCAAGCTCAACGACGCGATCGACCGCAGCCTGGACGCCAAGTTCGACTACTTCGGCCTGCGCACCCTGTACGACCGCTACCTGCTGCGCCACCCGACCGCGCGCACCGTGATCGAAACCCCGCAGCAGTTCTTCCTGCGCATCGCCTGCGCGCTGAGCGAAGACGTCGGCGACGCGCTGGCGCTGTACCGGCGCATGGCCCAGCTCGACTACATCCCGTCCTCGCCGACCCTGTTCAACGCCGGCACCACCCACGAGCAGTTGTCGAGCTGCTTCCTGCTGGATTCGCCGGACGATTCGCTGGAAGCGATCTACAAGCGCTACATGGACGTGGCCAAGCTGAGCAAGTTCAGCGGCGGCATCGGCCTGAGCTACACCCGCATCCGCTCGCGCGGCTCGCTGATCCGCTCCACCAACGGCCTGTCCAACGGCATCGTGCCGTGGCTCAAGACCCTCGACGCCTCGGTCGCCGCGGTCAACCAGGGCGGCAAGCGCAAGGGCGCGGCCTGCGTCTACCTGGAACCGTGGCACGCCGACGTCGAAGAGTTCCTGGAGCTGCGCGACAACACCGGCGACGAAGCGCGCCGCACCCACAACCTCAACCTGGCCAACTGGATTCCGGACGAATTCATGCGCCGGGTCGAGGCCGATGGCGAGTGGTCGCTGTTCGACCCGGCCAAGGTGCCGCAACTGACCGACCTGTGGGGCGAGGCGTTCGAGCGCGCCTACCACGCCGCCGAAGCCGCCGGCCTGGCGACCAAGAAGGTCAAGGCGCGCGACCTCTACGGCCGGATGATGCGCACCCTGGCGCAGACCGGCAACGGCTGGATGAACTTCAAGGACAAGTCCAACCGCGCCTGCAACCAGACCCTGTGCGACGGCAACGTGGTCCACCTGTCCAACCTGTGCACCGAGATCCTCGAGGTGACCTCGCAGGACGAAACCGCGGTGTGCAACCTGGGCTCGATCAATCTCTCCCACCACGTCGAGATTTTCGAGGACGGCAAGGGCGCATTCGACTTCGACAAGCTGGCCGAGACCGTGCGCCTGGCCGTGCGCCAGCTCGACCGGGTGATCGACCTGAACTTCTACCCGATCGAGACCGCTCGCCGCGCCAACCTCAAGTGGCGCCCGGTCGGCCTCGGCGCGATGGGCCTGCAGGACGTGTTCTTCAAGCTGCGCCTGCCGTTCGACTCCGAACCGGCGCGCAAGCTCGGCCGCGAGATCGCCGAAGCCATCTACTTCCACGCCCTGGCGGCGTCGAACGAACTGGCGATCGAGCACGGCAAGCACCCCAGCTTCGACGACACCCGCGCCAGCGCCGGCGAACTGCAGTTCGAGGCCTGGGGCGTGGAGCCCTCGCAGCCGGAACGCTGGACCGAGCTGCGCGCGCGGATCAAGCAGCACGGCCTGCGCAACTCGCTGCTGGTGGCGATCGCCCCGACCGCGACCATCGCCTCGATCGCCGGCTGCTACGAATGCATCGAACCGCAGGTATCGAACCTGTTCAAGCGCGAGACTCTGTCCGGCGACTTCCTGGTGGTCAACAAGTACCTGGTCGAGGAGCTCAAGCGCCTGGGCCTGTGGACCGCCGACATGCGCGACCGGATCAAGATGGCCGAAGGCTCGATCCAGTCGGTGAACGAGATTCCCGAATCGCTGCGCCAGGTCTACCGCACCGCCTGGGAGCTGCCGATGCGCTCGCTGATCGACATGGCCGCCGACCGCGGCGCGTTCATCGACCAGAGCCAGTCGCTCAACCTGTTCATCGAGAGCCCCAACATCGGCCAGCTCAGCTCGATGTACATGTACGCCTGGAAGAAGGGCCTGAAGACCACCTACTACCTGCGCTCGCGCCCGGCGACCAAGATCGCCAAGACCACGGTCAGCGCCCCGGCGGCCGCGACCGCGCCGAAGCCGGAGTACACGCCCAGCGAAGCGATCGCCTGCTCGCTGGAAAACCCGGAAGCCTGCGAAGCCTGCCAGTAA
- a CDS encoding aldo/keto reductase, with protein MRLDHYRTLGRSGLRVSPVSLGTMTFGDDWGWGSDRDEARRVFDLYLERGGNFFDSANFYTGGSSERLLGEFARGRRDALVIATKYSLSMDPADPNAGGNHRKNLQRSVDASLRRLGSDYIDLLYLHAWDDTTPAEEVMRGFDDLVRAGKVLYAGVSDLPAWQAARMQTLAELRGWSPLIALQIEASLAQRDGERELLPMAQALGLGVTAWSPLASGVLTGKYARSDLDPASAQGRRAVAIGNGALTERALDIAEVVKAVAAELQRSPAQVALAWLLQRPQAIVPVIGARTPAQLLENLDALDVAFEPAQLRRLDEASAVRLGFPHDFLALPGIRQAMLGAQPIQRGW; from the coding sequence ATGCGTCTGGACCATTACCGCACCCTCGGCCGCTCCGGCCTGCGCGTCAGCCCGGTCAGCCTGGGCACGATGACCTTCGGCGACGACTGGGGCTGGGGCAGCGACCGCGACGAAGCGCGGCGCGTGTTCGATCTCTACCTCGAACGCGGCGGCAACTTCTTCGACAGCGCCAACTTCTACACCGGCGGAAGCTCCGAGCGCCTGCTCGGCGAATTCGCCCGCGGCCGCCGCGACGCGCTGGTGATCGCGACCAAGTATTCGCTGAGCATGGACCCGGCCGATCCCAACGCCGGCGGCAACCATCGCAAGAATCTGCAACGCTCGGTCGACGCCAGCCTGCGCCGGCTCGGCAGCGACTACATCGACCTGCTGTACCTGCACGCTTGGGACGACACCACGCCGGCGGAAGAGGTGATGCGCGGCTTCGACGATCTGGTCCGCGCCGGCAAAGTGCTCTACGCCGGCGTTTCCGACCTGCCGGCCTGGCAGGCCGCGCGCATGCAGACCTTGGCCGAGCTGCGCGGCTGGTCGCCGCTGATCGCGCTGCAGATCGAAGCCAGCCTGGCCCAGCGCGACGGCGAGCGCGAACTGCTGCCGATGGCGCAGGCGCTGGGGCTGGGGGTCACCGCATGGTCGCCGCTGGCCTCGGGCGTGTTGACCGGCAAGTACGCGCGCAGCGACCTCGACCCGGCCAGCGCCCAGGGCCGGCGTGCGGTGGCGATCGGCAACGGCGCGCTGACCGAACGCGCGCTGGATATCGCCGAGGTGGTCAAGGCGGTCGCCGCAGAGCTGCAGCGCAGCCCGGCGCAGGTCGCGCTGGCCTGGTTGTTGCAGCGCCCGCAGGCGATCGTGCCGGTGATCGGCGCGCGCACGCCGGCGCAGCTATTGGAGAATCTGGACGCACTCGACGTGGCGTTCGAACCGGCCCAGTTGCGACGGCTGGACGAAGCCAGCGCGGTGCGCCTGGGCTTCCCGCACGATTTCCTGGCCCTGCCCGGCATCCGCCAGGCCATGCTCGGCGCACAGCCCATCCAGCGCGGCTGGTAA
- a CDS encoding DUF2339 domain-containing protein, whose protein sequence is MESLLVLLALAVLLVPVLLVVALVQIAGLKSRVAELERALTGLRSEAEARAPTLAERMAREAPPRPAPPAPAAAQAGPVPAAPEPPPLPSAPPAAARAAPAVAPPTLPPRPASPRAPAAPPPPDVFTLGLRWLRRWFSEGNVPVKVGVLVLFAGVAALLKYASDQGWMRLPMELRLSGVALAAMAGLVFGWRQRERKRAFALSLQGGAIGVLLLVVFAAFKLYGMIPAGAAFGLSVALVAGAGVLAVRQNALALAVLAILAGFLAPIWLSTGSGNHVALFGYYAVLNAGIFAIAWWRPWRALNLLGFAFTWGIGTLWGVLRYRPEHFASSEPFLLLFFAFYLLIPVLYARRRAAGRRDLIDGCLVFGTPLIAFSLQAGLLEGERMPLAFCALGLGALYALLAVGLRRDPRFLGLATPYALLAVGFATLAIPLALAAEATACVFALEGAALVWLGLRQRRPLPQLTGAGLQLAAAFAFAIGASDAVWDAQRPLLNPSFAGALLIAGAGFASAWSHRRSAAPRLALPYYVWGLAWWLGAVGSEIAEFVAARERVDAVLMLVAATGLAAAEVFRRHDWRALSATATLALLAAVPLLFAQVEAHGQPFAALGWLAWTVYALCGARSLAALRERAGPELGFAHSGWLWAWVLAIGIGLHRWLRPDGRAVPLDEIYGSGWTAAAVLLPMLLSAALLLWRPRVVGWPVAAQLPRWRAPALASFLLAAWAAIAAYAFDPASSSPLPWLPLLNPLGLLQWAALAIAGAWLASPWVDAGLQRRRVPLLVAAGFGLITLEVLRSAHAWGGTPWGPSMFDTSLVQTSLTVVWSVLGVAGWIAGSRRGQRGLWLAGAVLMAVVLAKLVLVDRGHLGNLLGIASFIAYGLLCTVVGYFAPAPPSASAPTPRSSSSTASSSDSAETGV, encoded by the coding sequence ATGGAATCACTACTCGTGTTGCTGGCGCTGGCGGTGCTGCTGGTGCCGGTCCTGCTGGTGGTCGCCCTGGTCCAGATCGCCGGGCTGAAGTCGCGCGTGGCCGAGCTGGAGCGCGCGCTGACCGGCCTGCGCAGCGAGGCCGAAGCGCGCGCGCCGACCCTGGCCGAGCGCATGGCGCGCGAAGCGCCGCCACGGCCGGCGCCCCCGGCGCCGGCCGCTGCCCAGGCCGGTCCGGTGCCCGCCGCCCCCGAGCCGCCGCCGTTGCCGTCCGCGCCGCCGGCCGCCGCGCGCGCCGCGCCGGCGGTCGCGCCGCCCACGTTGCCGCCGCGCCCGGCCTCGCCGCGAGCGCCGGCCGCGCCGCCGCCGCCGGATGTGTTCACCCTTGGCCTGCGCTGGTTGCGGCGCTGGTTCAGCGAGGGCAACGTGCCGGTCAAGGTCGGCGTGCTGGTGCTGTTCGCCGGCGTCGCGGCTTTGCTCAAGTACGCCAGCGATCAAGGCTGGATGCGCCTGCCGATGGAGTTGCGCCTGAGCGGCGTGGCCCTGGCGGCGATGGCCGGGCTGGTGTTCGGCTGGCGCCAGCGCGAGCGCAAGCGCGCGTTCGCGTTGAGCCTGCAGGGCGGTGCGATCGGCGTGCTGCTGCTGGTGGTGTTCGCGGCGTTCAAGCTTTACGGCATGATCCCGGCCGGCGCCGCGTTCGGCCTCAGCGTGGCCCTGGTCGCCGGCGCCGGCGTGCTGGCGGTGCGGCAGAACGCGCTCGCGCTGGCGGTGCTGGCGATACTGGCCGGTTTCCTCGCGCCGATCTGGCTGTCGACCGGCTCGGGCAACCATGTCGCCCTGTTCGGCTACTACGCCGTCCTCAACGCCGGCATCTTCGCCATCGCCTGGTGGCGGCCGTGGCGCGCGCTGAACCTGCTCGGCTTCGCTTTCACCTGGGGCATCGGCACCTTGTGGGGCGTGCTGCGCTACCGGCCCGAGCATTTCGCCAGCAGCGAACCCTTCCTGTTGCTGTTCTTCGCCTTCTACCTGCTGATCCCGGTGCTGTACGCGCGCCGCCGCGCCGCCGGCCGACGCGATCTGATCGACGGCTGCCTGGTGTTCGGCACGCCGTTGATCGCGTTCTCGCTGCAGGCCGGCTTGCTCGAAGGCGAGCGCATGCCGCTGGCGTTCTGCGCCCTGGGCCTGGGCGCGCTGTACGCGCTGCTGGCCGTTGGCCTGCGTCGCGACCCGCGCTTCCTCGGCCTGGCCACGCCCTATGCCTTGCTTGCGGTCGGCTTCGCGACCCTGGCCATCCCGCTGGCGTTGGCCGCCGAGGCCACCGCCTGCGTGTTCGCGCTGGAAGGCGCGGCCCTGGTCTGGCTGGGGCTGCGCCAGCGGCGCCCGCTGCCGCAACTGACCGGCGCCGGCCTGCAACTGGCCGCCGCGTTCGCATTCGCGATCGGCGCCAGCGATGCGGTCTGGGACGCGCAGCGGCCGTTGCTCAACCCCAGCTTCGCCGGCGCCTTGCTGATCGCCGGCGCCGGTTTCGCCAGCGCCTGGAGCCATCGCCGCAGCGCCGCGCCGCGGCTGGCGCTGCCGTACTACGTCTGGGGACTGGCCTGGTGGCTGGGCGCGGTCGGCAGCGAGATCGCCGAATTTGTCGCAGCGCGCGAACGCGTCGACGCCGTACTGATGCTGGTCGCCGCGACCGGCCTGGCCGCGGCCGAGGTGTTCCGTCGCCACGATTGGCGCGCGCTGTCGGCGACCGCGACCCTGGCCCTGCTCGCGGCCGTGCCGCTGCTGTTCGCCCAGGTCGAAGCGCACGGGCAGCCGTTCGCCGCTCTGGGGTGGCTGGCCTGGACGGTGTACGCGCTGTGCGGCGCGCGCAGCCTGGCCGCGCTGCGCGAGCGTGCCGGGCCCGAGCTCGGTTTCGCGCACAGCGGTTGGCTGTGGGCCTGGGTCTTGGCGATCGGCATCGGCCTGCATCGCTGGCTGCGTCCGGACGGCCGCGCCGTGCCGCTCGACGAGATCTATGGCAGCGGCTGGACCGCGGCCGCGGTGCTGCTGCCGATGTTGTTGAGCGCGGCCTTGTTGCTGTGGCGCCCACGCGTCGTCGGCTGGCCGGTGGCGGCGCAATTGCCGCGTTGGCGTGCGCCGGCGCTGGCCTCGTTCCTGTTGGCGGCGTGGGCCGCGATCGCAGCGTACGCCTTCGACCCGGCGTCGTCTTCGCCGCTGCCGTGGCTGCCGCTGTTGAATCCGCTGGGTCTGCTGCAGTGGGCGGCGCTGGCGATCGCCGGCGCGTGGCTGGCGTCGCCGTGGGTCGATGCCGGGCTGCAGCGGCGCCGCGTACCGCTGCTGGTGGCGGCCGGTTTCGGCCTGATCACCCTGGAAGTGCTGCGCAGCGCGCATGCCTGGGGCGGAACCCCCTGGGGGCCGTCGATGTTCGACACCAGCCTGGTGCAGACCAGCCTGACCGTGGTCTGGAGCGTGCTCGGCGTGGCCGGCTGGATCGCCGGCTCGCGTCGCGGCCAACGCGGCCTGTGGCTGGCCGGCGCGGTGCTGATGGCGGTGGTGCTGGCCAAGCTGGTGCTGGTCGATCGCGGTCATCTCGGCAATCTGCTCGGCATCGCCTCGTTCATCGCCTACGGCCTGCTGTGCACCGTGGTCGGCTATTTCGCTCCGGCGCCGCCGTCCGCTTCGGCGCCGACGCCGCGTTCTTCGTCCTCGACCGCTTCCTCATCCGACTCCGCGGAGACCGGCGTTTGA
- a CDS encoding ribonucleotide-diphosphate reductase subunit beta, producing the protein MSIAPPRLLDPGFDLTLRPMRYAQFYEMYRDAIRNTWTVEEVDFSQDVNDLKHKFGPAERHLVERLVAFFATGDSIVANNLVLNLYQHINAPEARMYLSRQLYEEALHVQFYLTLLDTYLPDPNERAKAFAAVENIPSIRAKAEFCFRWIDSIQGLKRIETREQRRQFLLNLICFAGCIEGLFFFAAFAYVYYLRSRGLLNGLASGTNWVFRDESCHMAFAFEVIRTAREEEPDLFDADLRAQVVKMFEEAVECEYLFAQDVLSGGVVGLSLKDMRQYLQYCADQRMVQLGLPKHFGATNPFAFMDLQDVQEVTNFFERRVSAYQVGVQGEVAFDEAF; encoded by the coding sequence ATGTCCATCGCTCCGCCCCGCCTGCTCGACCCCGGCTTCGATCTCACCCTGCGCCCGATGCGCTACGCGCAGTTCTACGAGATGTACCGCGACGCGATCCGCAACACCTGGACCGTCGAGGAGGTCGATTTCTCCCAGGACGTCAACGACCTCAAGCACAAGTTCGGCCCGGCCGAACGCCATCTGGTCGAGCGCCTGGTCGCGTTCTTCGCCACCGGCGACAGCATCGTCGCTAACAACCTGGTGCTGAACCTGTACCAGCACATCAACGCGCCGGAAGCGCGCATGTACCTGTCGCGACAGCTGTACGAGGAAGCGCTGCACGTGCAGTTCTACCTGACCCTGCTCGACACCTACCTGCCCGATCCCAACGAGCGCGCCAAGGCCTTCGCCGCGGTAGAGAACATTCCCTCGATCCGGGCCAAGGCCGAGTTCTGCTTCCGCTGGATCGACTCGATCCAGGGCCTCAAGCGCATCGAGACCCGCGAACAGCGCCGCCAGTTCCTGCTCAACCTGATCTGCTTCGCCGGCTGCATCGAAGGTCTGTTCTTCTTCGCCGCCTTCGCCTACGTCTACTACCTGCGTTCGCGCGGCCTGCTCAACGGCCTGGCCTCCGGCACCAACTGGGTGTTTCGCGACGAGAGCTGCCACATGGCGTTCGCGTTCGAGGTCATCCGCACCGCGCGCGAGGAAGAGCCCGACCTGTTCGACGCCGACCTGCGCGCGCAGGTGGTGAAGATGTTCGAAGAAGCGGTGGAGTGCGAGTACCTGTTCGCCCAGGACGTGTTGTCCGGCGGCGTGGTCGGCCTGTCGCTGAAGGACATGCGCCAGTACCTGCAGTACTGCGCCGACCAGCGCATGGTCCAGCTCGGCCTGCCCAAGCACTTCGGCGCGACCAATCCGTTCGCCTTCATGGATCTGCAGGACGTGCAGGAAGTGACCAACTTCTTCGAGCGCCGGGTCTCGGCCTACCAGGTCGGCGTGCAGGGCGAAGTCGCGTTCGACGAAGCGTTCTGA